The DNA sequence CAAACCCTGGACTTCCAGCTAATCGCTACCGGCCACGAGCTAACGGAAGTAACGGTGACGGGCCAAGCCGACCGCGAGTCGGCCCAGAGCGCCCGGCGCGCGGAGCAGAAGGCCGATAATGTATTGAATATCATCTCGGCCCGCACCATTGAGCTGTCGCCCGACGTGACGGTGGGCAATGTGGTGCAGCGCGCCTCGGGCGTGTCGGTGGTGCGCAACTCGGGCGGCGATGGGCAGTACGCCATCATCCGGGGCATGGACCGGCGCTACAACTACACGCTGGTAAACGGCATCAAGATTCCCAGCCCCGACCCTAAGAACCGCTACGTACCGCTCGATATTTTCCCGGCCGAGCTGCTGGAGCGCCTCGAAGTTATCAAAGCCCTGACCCCCAACATGGAGGGCGACGCCATCGGCGGAGCCCTGAACATGGTGATGAAGTCGGCCCCCGACCACCTGGTGGTGGCGGCCACGGCGGCAGGCGGCTACAGCGACTTGTTTGCCACCCGGCCGTTTTCGGGCTTCTCCACCAGCAGCCTGCCCCAGCAGTCGCCGGGCCAGGCGAACGGCACCGACTATGCGGCCAAGCCCAGCGACTTTTCCAACACGCCGCTCAACTACTCCAGCGTGCAAGTGCCGGCAAACTCGCTTTTCGGGTTGACTATTGGCAACCGCACCCGCGACGGCAAGCTGGGCCTGCTGGTGGCGGGCAGCCTCCAGAATACCTACCGGGGCTCAGACCGCCTGTTTTACCGGCCGCTGGGCCAACCCAAGCCCGAGCCGCTGCCCAACACCTTCACCTTTGATGAGATACAGCGCCGCGAGTACTCGCTGCTGCAAAACCGCGCCGGCCTGCACGCCAAGCTCGACTACGCACCCAGCGCCCGCAACCGCCTCAGCCTGTACTCCTTGCTAGTGCGGCTGGACGATGCGCAGCACCGCCACATCACAACCAACGACCTGGGTACCGGCGGCGACGTACCCGTCAGCGACCAGTCGCGGTTTCAGCGCCAGCAATTGTGGTCCGAAACCTTGCAGGGCACCCACCAGCTGCTGCCGCGCTTCAGCCTGAGTTGGTCGGCGGTGTATGGCCGGGCTACGTTCGACACGCCCAACCAGACCGACATCACCATTGTGCGGGCCACGGCGGCCAACACCCAGCAGGGTACGTTTGTCTCGAATTCATCGCACCTCTGGCAGCACAGCCTCGACCAGGACGTAGCTGGCTACGCCAACCTGAGCTTCGCGGCCACGGACAAGCTGGAATTCACGGCCGGCGGACTGCTGCGCAACAAGGACCGCACCAGCACCTACGACTACTACGACCTCGATGCGGCCACCACCGGCACCGGCACCAACAACCGCCAGCCCTTCACCACTTACGACCAGGCACGCTTCGTCTTCAGCCTCGACAACGGCCAAGAGAAGAGCACCGATGGCAACAACTACGTAGCCAATGAGCGCATTGCGGCCGGCTACGCCCAGGCTAAAATATTGCTAGCCAATAAACTGCAAATTCTAGGCGGGGTGCGGTTCGAAAACACCAGCCAGCACTACGACTCGCAGCTACCGGCCACGCAGGTAGGCCGTAGCGGCAACATCAGCTACCTCGACGTGCTGCCGAGCGTGCATTTCAAGTACTTGCTGAACGAGCGCCAGAACCTGCGCCTCTCGTACTTCAAGGGCATCAGCCGGCCCAACCTGTTTGAGCTGGTGCCGGCCGTTACCAACCTCAACAACGACTACTACACCGAGGCTGGCAACCCCTACCTCAAACACACGCAGGCCGATAACCTTGACTTCCGCTACGAGCACTTTGGCCCGGCTGCCTCGCAGCTGCTGGCGGGCGTATTCTACAAAAACATCCAGAACCCGATTGAGTACGGCTTCGCGCAGGTAGCCAATAATACCTCGTACTACCAGCCGCAGAACTTCGGTAACGCCACTAATTTTGGAGCCGAGCTGGTGTTTACTAAGTACTTGCGCAACTGGGGGGTGAACGGCAACTACACCTACACGCACTCAAGCATCACGACCACCAAGCGCGTGTATTACCGCTCGGCCACTGACGGGCAGTACCACACGGTATCGCCCGACCAGCCGGCCACCGCCGAGTACCCTACCCCTCCCACCCAGACCCGCCCGCTGCAAGGCCAGAGCAACCACATTGCCAACCTGGCGCTGCTCTACCGCAGCGAGGCCACGGGCTTCCACGCCCAGGTGGCGGCCGTGTACACGGGCCGGCGCATCAACCTGGTTTCGCCCTATAAGGACCTCGACCAGTGGCAGCGGGCCACGACGCAGCTCGACTTTTCGGCCGAGCAGAAGCTGCCGGCGCACCTCACGGCCTTCCTGAAAGTGACCAACCTGCTGAATACGCCCACCGTGGTGGAGGTGCTGCAAGCGCCCACCGGCGGCCTGCTCACGGCCCCCGAGCAGAACAGCCCCAACCGCATTCTGGTGCAGCGCGACGTGTACAACCGCACCTACCTGCTGGGTCTGCGCTACCGCCTCAATTAAGCGCCTACCCCCCCTTTTTATTTCGTTCTCGTGAAGCGTTTTCTTCGACTGCTGGGCCTATCCGCGCTGCTGGTAACCAGTCTGGCCGGGGCTCGCTCGGCCCCCGGCCGGCCCTGGCCCCTACCCCCCACCGGCACGTTCACATTTGTGGCGCTGGGCGATATGCCCTACACGCTGCCCGCTGATTACGGGCGGTTTGAGAAGCTCATTGGGGCGATAAACCAGCAGCGGCCCACTTTTTCGGTGCACGTGGGCGATATTAAATCGGGCTCGACGCTGTGCACGGAGGAAATCTACGGCAAGGTGCTGACGGAATTTCGCACTTTCGAGCAGCCGCTGGTGTACACGCCCGGCGACAATGAGTGGACTGACTGCAACCGTGAAAAAGCGGGCCGCTACGACCCCGAGGAGCGCCTGGCGGTGGTGCGCAAGCTGTTCTTTCCCGACCACAACTCCTTCGGTAAGGCCAAGCTGGCGCTGACTACGCAGGCCCTGGACCCTGCATTTGCGGCCTACGTGGAAAACAACCGCTGGAGCACCGGCAACGTGGCCTTCGCCACGGTGCATTTGGTGGGCTCGAACAACAACTTCGTGCCCAACGACGCCAAAGGCCAGAACCGCGAGTTCTACGACCGCCAGAAGGCCAACCTAGCCTGGCTCGATGCAGTGTTTGCCGACGCGGCGGCGCAGAAGCGGCTGGGCGTGGTGCTCTTCACCCAGGCCGACATGTTCAGCCCGGCCAAGAACGCGAAGGACGCCGACGGCTTCACCGAAATTGTAGGGGCCCTGGCCCGGCACACGGTGGCCTTTGGCCGCCCGGTGCTGTTGGTAAACGGCGACTCGCACCGCCTCATCCTCGACAAGCCCTTGCCCAACCCGGCCTCGCCCAAGCAGGTGCTCCAAAATTTCACCCGCCTGCAAGTGCCCGGCGAGGCCGACGTGCAGGCCGTTCGCATCACCGTTGACCCCAGCCAACCCGCCCTGTTTTCGGTGCAGGAACTAGTAGTACCCGGTAATTAATTCTGATTTCCACCTTTTCTTTTTTTACTTTTACTACTTACCATGAACCTCTTAACAACTGCCGGGCGCGGCGCGGGCCTGCTGGCGCTGGCTTCCATGGGGCTGCTGACCTCGTGCAACAAGTCGAACGAAGACGTACAGCTCTCGACCCCGCCGCTGACCGTAGGCAAGGCCGTGGACAACAGCGCACCCATCGGGGGGCCCGTCAAGGGCACGATGAAGCAGGACCTGAGCTTCGAAGTAAACGCCGACGTAATTGTGAATGCCGGCGACACGCTGGTGATTCAGCCGGGGGTGAAGGTCAACTTCCTGGGTAACTACAACTTCGTGATTAAGGGCACGCTGCTCTCGCTGGGCACGGCGACCAAGCCGATTTACTTCGCACCCAAGAACTTCGTGCACACCGACCAAGTGGGCGCCGACCCGGCCACCGACCCGGCCTACCAGGGCAAGTGGGGCGGTATTTTGGGCGACGTGACCTGCTCGCTGATGGTGCTGAAATGGACGCACGTGGAAGGCGGTGGCGGCACGGTTATTACATCGCCCGTGTCGGCCGGCATTGCCAACAACAAGAATACCTACCCTATTTTTTTCCAGAATCCGCAGGGCGTGTTTGACTTGGAAGACTCGTGGGTGTACGGCGCGACCGACGACCCGGTTCGCATTCTGGGCGGCCGTATCAACGTGATGCGCAACACCTGGGAGAAAGGAGGCAAGACGGGCGGTGAGTACCTGAACATCAAGTCGGGCACTACCGGCAACATCGCCTACAACCTGTTCATCGGCTCGGCCACCAACGGCTCGAAAGCCTCGAACAACGGCGGCAAGAATCCGCAGACCAACATCTACATGTACAACAACACGTACGTGCACAACGGCTACCGCCGCACCTCGGCCGGCCGGGGCGGCTCCATTAACTACGAGGAGGGCTCGCGCGGGATGTACTACAATAACCTCATGGTCAATTGTAAGTACGGCCCGCGCGTGGTGGGCTCGGGCAATTACCTGGGCAATGTGCTGGTAGTTGCTGACACGGCAAACCTCAAGTACGGCAACAACCTGAACTACGTAGACTCGCTGGCCCAGACCAACGAAATCTACCCTACGTCCTTCCTAACCAAGCCCCAGGTGACCGACCTGCCGCTGCCCAGTTCCTTCCTGCCCACCGGCTACAAGTTGGGCCAAGTGTATAACGGCTCAGCCGCTATCGCCAAGAACAACCCGCAATTCGTGGGCTTCTCGCTACCATTTGCTGGTAAACGCCTGGCCGACGTGAACACGGTGGGTACCTACAACTTCCACCTGAGCAGCACCTCGCCGGTCATCGGCAAGGGAAATGCAACTTTCGCGCCGCTGGCTACTTCGCCGGCCATCCCGGTGAACGCCAACTACGGCGCCACGGCCATCAACCCGCCCAGCAAAGACCTGGGGGCCTACCCCACCGACGGCAGCGGCAACCAGCACTAAGCCCTTCGAAATCAGCCAAAAAATTGATCTTTCAGAACATCAGGCGGCGCTTGCCGGAGCATCTTTCCCGCGTCATTGAACAGTTCGATGGCGCGGGACGGCTTCGGCCGGCGCCGCACGACGTTCTTTTCCTGGGCCTTTTTTATGAAAATCCTTATCCCTTTAGCCGTTGGCCTACTAGCCGCGCTTGGCCTGGCAAGCTGCCACACGGGCCCCGACGCCATGCCCCAGCCCACGCCTAGCCCTGCCCCCGCCGCCGTGCGCGATACGCTGGCCTACTCCTTCGCCGTGCTGGGCTGCAACCGCGTCGACAACTCGGACCTTAACCTGGCCGCCAACCCCAGCACCGCCAACGTGCCCCAGCTCAACCAAACCTACACCGAGCTAGCGGCACTGAAGCCGGTGCCCGACTACTTGTTTTTTATGGGGGACATGGTGCTAGGCTACTCGCCCGATTCGGCCGTGATTGGCCATGAGCTGCGGGCCTGGGTACGGCTCTACCAGGCCGCGCCGCTGAGCCGCACCAGCATCCGGCTGGTGGCTATGCCCGGCAACCACGAGGTGATGAGCGGCAAAAACCAGCCCTCCTTCGCAGGGGCCGAGCTGGCCTGGCGCAACGCCATGCGGCCCTACATAGTAGGCAGTAACGGCCCCGGGGCCGGGGGCCCCGACCAGCTAGCCACCGACCAAAGCCGCCTCACCTACTCGTTCGACTACAAGAAATCGCACTTCGTGGTGCTGAACACCGACCCCGTGGGGGCCGAGGCCACCGTGCCGCTGGCCTGGCTCCAAACCGACCTGGCCGCCGCCCGGGCCAAGGGTAGCAAGCACTTATTTGCCTTTGGCCACAAGCCGGCGCTGCCCGCGCCGGGCGGCGACGGCCTCCGCAACGGCGGCAGCATGTGGGACGTGCTCGAAGCCAACCACGCCGAGGCCATGCTGGCGGCGCACAACCATTTGTATTTCCGCTCGCAGCAGCCCAACTACCACCCCTGGCAGGTTATCGCCGGCAACGGCGGCTCGGTACTCGACGCCAGCGCCTCGCCCAACAAACTTTTCTACGGCTACACGCTGGTTAAGGTCTTTACCAGCGGCAAGGTGAAGGCCTACAGCTACGGCCGCGACCTGCCCGCCAACGGCTACCTGGGCGCCGTTACTACCGCGACTCCCACTACTGTGCGTGACTCGGTGGACCTGACCTGGAAATAAGAAGGAAATTGGTACGGCACAGGATAGCCGGCCGCACTTAGGCCAGTAGCCCGGCCGACAAGCTGCCATTAGAGCCTATTAAAATTTACGGATAAGGTGTCGGATACTGGACAAATACAAGATGACTTCGGCGCTACTCGTTTCACATTCGTGGTCGCGGCTTAAGCGTCAGTCCCAGTGCAACCAACTGATGGAGCGTTCGACCACCCAACGCGTGAGTTGCGGGGTAAAGCCCCCGCGGCCGCTCAGGCCGGGGGCTGTTTCCGGCCGCCAGCCGCAGGGGGCCTAGGCCCATCCGGCCAGGGGGCGGCCGTCGTAGCCGGGTCGGTGAAGACGAGTTATAGCCGGCTAAATCCCTGCCGGTGCAGCTTTTCCAACACCGCCCGGCCGCCAATTCGGCCATTCTCGTTGGCCGGTCCCACATGGGCGGCCAGCAGCCGGCCGCCCGTACCGACGGCGAGCAGGCGCTTGCGGCCCCGGATTTTTTTGTGGCCATCAAAGCCCTTGTCCACTATGACGCGCTCGCTGCACTTGATGGATTGCGCGTCCACGACGGCGACGCTCGGGCTGGACTGGCCCAGCTCAACCAAGCATATGGCACGGCCTACCCCGAACAAACCGACCTGTCGGCAGGCTTCGACGACTACAGCGCCGGGGCTCAGCAGCTGGCGGGCGCGTACCCGGTGGCGGAAGCGCTGCCCACGCTGGCCGGGGTAGCCGAGGCCTCCGGTGGGCTGGCCATGGCATCGGAGCCGTACAGCAGCGAGCCGGGGCCCTTGATGATCTCGGCCCGGTCGATGCTGAACTCGTCGATTTCGATGCCGTGCTCGTCGCCCCACTGCTGGTCCTCCTGCTTGGCGCCGTTGTTCAGGGTCGTCACGCGGTTGTAGCCCAGCCCGCGCACCACCGGCTTGCTGATGGCGGCTCCAGTAGTAATCTGGCTTAGGCCCGGCGTGTGGGCGATGGCGTCAATCACGTTCGTGCCCGAAGTTTGGTTGAGGCGGGTGCGGTCGATGACGACGGTGGGCACGAGCGGCGCGCCTCAGTGGCCGCCGACACGCCCGTAACTACTACCTGGCCAATTTCGGTGGCCGCGGGGATGAGCTTCACGTCCAGCGGCTGGCCGGCGCCGGTGTCCACCGTCAGGCTCACGGTGGTATAGCCCAGCGAACGAATTTGCACCCCAAACCGGCCCCGCGGCAGGTTGGCGAAGCTGAAATTGCCGGGCCCGTCGGTAGCCGTGCCCTGCTTAAGGTCGGTGAAGAGCACGGTGGCTCCGAGCACGGTGGCTCCGGGCACGGCCTCGCCAGTGGCGGCGTCGGCGACGTGGCCGGCAAAGGCCGGGCCGGCCGCCGGCGGGGCGCGGGGCGCGGGGCGCGGGGCGCGGGGCGCGGGGGCCGCGGTTTGGGCCCCGGCCGGGCGGGGCGGGCCGCTTAGCAGCAAAGCGGCAGCGCATGGAGTCGATAGGGTAACGAAAGAATAAAAGAAGAAACGCCGGCGCTGACAAGAGCCTTTCTGCGAAAGAGGACCCCGGGGCCCTCCGACAGCAAACGCGGGAGAATCCTGGCCGGTGGCCAGCATTCTCCCGCGTTTACGCCAAAATTAACCAGAGCAGATGGACCAGCCGTGAAAGCTTACCCGGGCGTAAAGGCGGGCTTTCGCAGCCACTGCCCGCTGCCCGCCCACTACTCCTTACTTCTTGTCAGCCAGCATCTTTTTGTGCTCGGCCATCATGCTGGCGTGGTCGGCAACGAGCTTCTGGTGCTCCTGCTGAATCTGCTGGTCCTCCGCCTTCATCTGGTCGTGGTCCTGGCGCATTTGGGCTTCGGGCACGCCACCGGCCTCGTGTTTGGCTTCCAGCTCAGCATGCCGCGTTATCACGGCATCGTGGCGCTTGATTACGGCTTGGTGCTGCTGAATAAGGGCATCGTGGCGCTTTTCGAGGGCCTGAAAAGCGGGGGTCTTCTCAATGCCCGCCTGCTGGGCGGCGGCCAGCGCCTGGCGGTGGTCCTGTTCCATCACCGAGTCGGCGGTTTGCATGATGCGGTGGTCGGCCTCCAGCTTCTGGTGTTCGGTCACTAGGTCGGCGTGGGTGATGACGGGGGCCCCGGGGGCCCCAGCGGTGGTGGCGGCCGAGCCGTCGGGCTGGTCGGCCGCAGGCTTGCTGGCCGGGGAGCAGCCCCCGAGCGTGGCGGCCCCCAGGGCCAGAACCAGCGCGGCGGCCGGGAAGCGGTGGTGTACTGATTTCATGCGGCGGGGAATAAAAGGTAAAAGAAGGGGGATCAGCAAAAAGATGGTTTCCCAGGGGAAGTTGACTGCCGCGCCCGGCGGGCAAGAAAACCCCGGCCAGCGGCCGGGGCCTTCCCGCGATTTCTCCAAAACCAAACGGAGAAGCCCAGCGGCGGCCGCGCCAGCGCGGCCGCTGCGGTTGGGGCCCGCCCGGCCCCGAAGCGATGCTATTTGCCGAAGGCGAAGGCTAGGCCCAGCGAAGTGTTGAGGGCTGTGGGGGCCACTTTGGTTTGCAGGCGGCCGGCGTTGTTGGTGCGGTTGGCGTTGTCAATGCTCAGGTCGCCGGTGCCGAGGTAGTCGGCGCGCAGCACCACGCCCAAGTGGTCGGTGAGGGCGTAGTGCAGGCCCAGGCCGGCCTGGTAGCCAAACACAGTGCTCGTCGAGCTAGTCTGCTTGAGTAGTGTCTGGTCATTGTCTTCAAGCTGCACGGTGTAGGTGGGCGTGCTGATGCTGTGTACGAGGCCCACCAACCCACGCACTTCCAGCTTGAGCTTATCGCTGCCAAGCGGCAGCAGGAACGTAGGGCCCACCATCGCCGTGAGGCGGCGGTAGCGATTGTCGCTGCGCAGGGTGCTCTCGTCCACCCCGAAACCGTCGGTGAAGCCGGCGCCGATTTTGGCCAGGTCATCGGCTTTCAGGCGGCCGTTGTCGGTGAAGGCCACTTGGCCGGCCAAGCCCACGATGCCCCCCCCGAAGAAGTACGCCCCGTCGAGGGCCCCGTGGAAGCCGGTTTTGGCGAAGCCCGCCGAGTTGTTGTAGTAGTCAGCCTTGCCAAAATCGCCGAGGGCAAACGAGGCCCCGGCGTTCAGGCCTACGTAGCTTTTGTTGGGCCCCTGGGCTGCAGCGGCCAGCGGCAGGGCCAGCGCAGCGCTTAATAAAACAGCTAAGAATTTCATATTAGAACAAAGAAAAAAAGTGAAAAGCCGGGACTACTGAATTGTCACGTTCAAGCCTACGTCGAGGTCCGTCGAGCCGGGGGCGTAAGTGCCATCCTTGGTATTGGGCTGGTGGCGCAGCACCACGCGCAGGTAGCCAGTGCTGGCGGCCCCCGTTTTAAAACTGGTTTTCAGGCCCAGTGGTAGCGGTGGGCTGTTGGTGTCCACGTCGGTGGTCGTTACCGTCAGGTTGAGCGGCGTCGTGCTGGGGAGCGGCGTCGGAATGGGCGTAGGGTAAGTATCTGCACCGGTCGGAGCCGGAATCACGTAGGACTGGTTGGTCGGCAGCGGCTGGTAAAAGAAGTGGTGGTACGTAGTGCGCGACTCGCCGATTTCCTTGCCCACATCGAAAGTGGGGGTCTGGCTCTTGTCGAGCACGCCGAGCTGGCCGGTATAGGTAGCGTTAGCCTTCAGGGCGAGGTTGGCCTTGCTCACGTCGGGGGGCAGGGGCTGGCCTTTGTTGTCGAGCAGCTGCTCCCACTGAGCCGTTACCACATCGGACGGGTTAGCGGTGTTGGTCAGCGTGAGGATGGTAGTAGTCAGGGCCTCGTTGGCGATGGTCGGGGCCACTACTTCTTCGCTTTTGCTGCACCCGGCCGCAACGGCCAGCAGCAGCGCAGCCGACAACAGGCGGGCCGCCGGCTTAAACAGGGGAATTGATTGGGTTTTCATGATTTTAATAATGGGTGAATGGGTGAAGGGGTAATTGTGAAAAAAACTGGTTGGGCAGGGCCCATTTTTACTTAAAGCCGAAGGGCACGCGCAGGCGCAGCTGCACGTTGCGGCCCAGGTCGGCGGCGTAGTAGCGGAAGCGGTTGAGGTAATCGCGGTACTCGGCGTTGAGCAGGTTGGTGGCGCTCAGGCTCACCTCCACGGGCTGGCGGCCCAGATGCAGCGTAGTGCCGGCCGCTGCGCCCCACAGCACGTAGCCTGCGGGCGGCGAGGCATAGTCGCCATTCAGCGGGGCGCGGGTCTGGCGGGCCACTACCAGGTTATTTAGCTCCAGGTAGGGGCCGGTGGCGGGGCCCCCAAACGTATAGCGCAGGCTAGTTTGCAGCCGCTGGGGCGGGGCGTAGATGAGGTAGTCGTGGGCTGTCTGGTTATAGGCCCACAGCAGCGAGAGCGCCGCGCTGGCTGTTAGGGCCGGCACGGGCCGGTAGCTGGCGTGCGCGTCTAGGCCCCGGAAAATCGCGTTGGTCTGCACGTATTCGAATACCGGATAGGCCCCACGCACCGTGCGGATGTAGCGCAGCGCAGGCTGTAAAAAGACGTAATTCTGAATGTAATTGACGTAGCCGCCCACCTCCGCTTCTACCCGGGGCCCAGCGTAGTTCAGGCTCACCGTGCCGTTGTAAGCCTGCTCGCGAGTGAGGTTGGGGTCGCCCTGCTCGTAGGTGGCCGCGCTCTGGTGCACGCCGGCCGCATACAGCTCATTCACGGTGGGGGGGCGCCAGGCCGTGCCCAAGTTAGCGTTCAGCGTCAAGCCGTTGCCCAGGTCCAGCACGCCGCCCAGCGTGCCCGTCACGGCCTGGTAAATGGTAGTAGGCGTTTCCACCTGCACCGTATTGTTGTTCAGGAAAAAGGCCCGCAGCCAGCGGTAGTCGTAGCGCAGGCCGGCTTCGAGCGTGAGCCGCTCGCCGGTATGCTTGCCCAGCGCGTACACCCCGGCTCCGTAGTTGCGAAAATTCGGAATTAGGAACTCGTACTGCCGCACGTTGGCCTGCGTCGAGCCGGCCGCGCCCACCGTGGCGCTCCAGGCCGGGGCTTTCGGGGTGGTCCAGGCCAGGTCCAGGGTGTGGGTAGTGAGGCTGAGGAACAGGTCGGGTACGTCGCCCAACGCGGGGTTGTAGGGAATCTGGTCGCCATACTCCGAACGGGCATCGGTCTGGCGGGCAAACGTGGCTTCCAGCCGGCCGGCGCGGGCGAGGTCGGCGCGGGCCTGCACCTTCAGCAGCTCGTGCACCACGGCCTGGTAGGGCCGGCCCACGGCGTACGAAAAGGCATCGGGCGTCAGGGGCCGGTCGCGGGCAATGGCGGCCGTCAGGTCGGTAATCGAGCCGTTTTCCGCCCCCGAAAAAATACCCAGCTTGGTATCGAATCGGCTAAAAAACACCTCCCCGCCCACCCGGCCACGGTGGTAGCCCAGTGCCGCCGAAAAGTTCTGCTCGCGCAGGCCCGTGTTGTTGAGGTAATAGTGCGCCGTTTGGGCGTTGCCGGCCCCGCGCAACGTGCCTTGCAGCCGGGCGCTGAGGCCCCGAAACGCGCTGGTGCTATCAGTCACGGCCGTTTGCACGAAGCCCGAAGCGGCCCCGCCCCGCCCATTGCTCAGGCCCACCAAGTTCAGCTCGCCGCTTACGCCGGCCGTGTCGGGCAGGGCGGCGGGCTCCACCAGCACCACGCCGCCGATGGCATCGGCCCCGTAGCGGATGCTGGCCGCGCCCTTGATCACGCTCAGGCGGGTGGCGGTGAACGGGTCGATTTCCGGGGCGTGGTCGTTGGCCCACTGCTGCCCTTCCTGCCGTACGCCGTTGTTGAGGATCAGCACCCGGTTGCCGTACAGCCCGTGGATGACGGGCTTGGAAATCGTGGGGCCCGTCTGGATGCTGTACACTCCGGTGATGCCTTTCAGCGACTCGCCCAAACTCAAGCCCCGGGTCTCGGCCAGGGCCCGGCCGCTCAGCGTTTCCTGGCTTTGGCTGACGAGCGGCCGGGTTTCCTTTTCGCCCAGCACGCGCACTTCCTTCAACTGCTGGGCGTCGGCTTTCAGACTGATGTCGCGGTTGAGGGAGCCCTTTAGCGTCAGCGCAATCACTACTTCGCCGTAGCCCACGAAGGATGCCCGCAGGTGGTAGGCCCCGGCGCACAGGCCATGGAAATGGTAGTGGCCGTCAGGGTCGGCGGCTTCGCCGCCAGCTAGCTCGTCGAGGCGCAGCACGGCTCCCGGCAGGGCCTCGCCGGTGCGCTGGTCGGTGATACGGCCGGCCAGCGATAGTGCACAGGGCGCGGCGGTCGGGGCGGTTTGCGCTCGGCCGGGCAGGGCCAACAAGCCCATCAGTGCCACGCCCAGCCACGCCGCGACGCGGCCCGGCGGGCAGGAAACAATTTCCATCAATCAGGTACCGAATGCCGCGCCAGCGCGGCGTAAGCATGAGCCTACCCTTTGACCGCGGCGCAGTCGGGGCAGGGCCTCGTGCAACTCTCTTAAGAAGCCGGGGAGCCGCTTAGGCGGCCGGGGGCCCGCGCAATTGTGCGGTCTGGCGGGCAATCCAGGGCGCGGTGGCCACAGTGGGCACGGGC is a window from the Hymenobacter nivis genome containing:
- a CDS encoding TonB-dependent receptor is translated as MLLCGVTLTVSAQNLGRSNLAALRGTVRDAKTGDVLIGVSVVVPATQQGTATGLDGTFVLRELAPGPVVVQTRNLGYELQTQTISLTPGATQTLDFQLIATGHELTEVTVTGQADRESAQSARRAEQKADNVLNIISARTIELSPDVTVGNVVQRASGVSVVRNSGGDGQYAIIRGMDRRYNYTLVNGIKIPSPDPKNRYVPLDIFPAELLERLEVIKALTPNMEGDAIGGALNMVMKSAPDHLVVAATAAGGYSDLFATRPFSGFSTSSLPQQSPGQANGTDYAAKPSDFSNTPLNYSSVQVPANSLFGLTIGNRTRDGKLGLLVAGSLQNTYRGSDRLFYRPLGQPKPEPLPNTFTFDEIQRREYSLLQNRAGLHAKLDYAPSARNRLSLYSLLVRLDDAQHRHITTNDLGTGGDVPVSDQSRFQRQQLWSETLQGTHQLLPRFSLSWSAVYGRATFDTPNQTDITIVRATAANTQQGTFVSNSSHLWQHSLDQDVAGYANLSFAATDKLEFTAGGLLRNKDRTSTYDYYDLDAATTGTGTNNRQPFTTYDQARFVFSLDNGQEKSTDGNNYVANERIAAGYAQAKILLANKLQILGGVRFENTSQHYDSQLPATQVGRSGNISYLDVLPSVHFKYLLNERQNLRLSYFKGISRPNLFELVPAVTNLNNDYYTEAGNPYLKHTQADNLDFRYEHFGPAASQLLAGVFYKNIQNPIEYGFAQVANNTSYYQPQNFGNATNFGAELVFTKYLRNWGVNGNYTYTHSSITTTKRVYYRSATDGQYHTVSPDQPATAEYPTPPTQTRPLQGQSNHIANLALLYRSEATGFHAQVAAVYTGRRINLVSPYKDLDQWQRATTQLDFSAEQKLPAHLTAFLKVTNLLNTPTVVEVLQAPTGGLLTAPEQNSPNRILVQRDVYNRTYLLGLRYRLN
- a CDS encoding metallophosphoesterase family protein, producing MKILIPLAVGLLAALGLASCHTGPDAMPQPTPSPAPAAVRDTLAYSFAVLGCNRVDNSDLNLAANPSTANVPQLNQTYTELAALKPVPDYLFFMGDMVLGYSPDSAVIGHELRAWVRLYQAAPLSRTSIRLVAMPGNHEVMSGKNQPSFAGAELAWRNAMRPYIVGSNGPGAGGPDQLATDQSRLTYSFDYKKSHFVVLNTDPVGAEATVPLAWLQTDLAAARAKGSKHLFAFGHKPALPAPGGDGLRNGGSMWDVLEANHAEAMLAAHNHLYFRSQQPNYHPWQVIAGNGGSVLDASASPNKLFYGYTLVKVFTSGKVKAYSYGRDLPANGYLGAVTTATPTTVRDSVDLTWK
- a CDS encoding transposase; amino-acid sequence: MVELGQSSPSVAVVDAQSIKCSERVIVDKGFDGHKKIRGRKRLLAVGTGGRLLAAHVGPANENGRIGGRAVLEKLHRQGFSRL
- a CDS encoding TonB-dependent receptor plug domain-containing protein, with translation MPTVVIDRTRLNQTSGTNVIDAIAHTPGLSQITTGAAISKPVVRGLGYNRVTTLNNGAKQEDQQWGDEHGIEIDEFSIDRAEIIKGPGSLLYGSDAMASPPEASATPASVGSASATGYAPASC
- a CDS encoding carboxypeptidase-like regulatory domain-containing protein produces the protein MLLSGPPRPAGAQTAAPAPRAPRPAPRAPPAAGPAFAGHVADAATGEAVPGATVLGATVLFTDLKQGTATDGPGNFSFANLPRGRFGVQIRSLGYTTVSLTVDTGAGQPLDVKLIPAATEIGQVVVTGVSAATEARRSCPPSSSTAPASTKLRART
- a CDS encoding outer membrane beta-barrel protein, with the translated sequence MKFLAVLLSAALALPLAAAAQGPNKSYVGLNAGASFALGDFGKADYYNNSAGFAKTGFHGALDGAYFFGGGIVGLAGQVAFTDNGRLKADDLAKIGAGFTDGFGVDESTLRSDNRYRRLTAMVGPTFLLPLGSDKLKLEVRGLVGLVHSISTPTYTVQLEDNDQTLLKQTSSTSTVFGYQAGLGLHYALTDHLGVVLRADYLGTGDLSIDNANRTNNAGRLQTKVAPTALNTSLGLAFAFGK
- a CDS encoding TonB-dependent receptor; translated protein: MEIVSCPPGRVAAWLGVALMGLLALPGRAQTAPTAAPCALSLAGRITDQRTGEALPGAVLRLDELAGGEAADPDGHYHFHGLCAGAYHLRASFVGYGEVVIALTLKGSLNRDISLKADAQQLKEVRVLGEKETRPLVSQSQETLSGRALAETRGLSLGESLKGITGVYSIQTGPTISKPVIHGLYGNRVLILNNGVRQEGQQWANDHAPEIDPFTATRLSVIKGAASIRYGADAIGGVVLVEPAALPDTAGVSGELNLVGLSNGRGGAASGFVQTAVTDSTSAFRGLSARLQGTLRGAGNAQTAHYYLNNTGLREQNFSAALGYHRGRVGGEVFFSRFDTKLGIFSGAENGSITDLTAAIARDRPLTPDAFSYAVGRPYQAVVHELLKVQARADLARAGRLEATFARQTDARSEYGDQIPYNPALGDVPDLFLSLTTHTLDLAWTTPKAPAWSATVGAAGSTQANVRQYEFLIPNFRNYGAGVYALGKHTGERLTLEAGLRYDYRWLRAFFLNNNTVQVETPTTIYQAVTGTLGGVLDLGNGLTLNANLGTAWRPPTVNELYAAGVHQSAATYEQGDPNLTREQAYNGTVSLNYAGPRVEAEVGGYVNYIQNYVFLQPALRYIRTVRGAYPVFEYVQTNAIFRGLDAHASYRPVPALTASAALSLLWAYNQTAHDYLIYAPPQRLQTSLRYTFGGPATGPYLELNNLVVARQTRAPLNGDYASPPAGYVLWGAAAGTTLHLGRQPVEVSLSATNLLNAEYRDYLNRFRYYAADLGRNVQLRLRVPFGFK